CTGGGCCCGCCATCCCAATGTCCGCCCCACCTGCAGCTCTCCAGGTCCTCGGATCTGTTTGGCTGAGTTTCCTCCTGACCAGACTGGGACTTGTCTCCTGAGCTCCTTTAATGACCTAAGGTGATTGAAGGTGGCGGGAGAGGAGGGGCTGCTGGGGCTCGGGGCTCCTTCCCTTATTCCAGATTCTCTCACAAAGTCCTGATGCATCTGGAGCCTATGGGCTCTGCTGGTCCAAGGGCAATGTCTGTCCTTCTTCCCCATTCCCTCCCTTTCTCACTTCCTGTCCCACCAGCCAGTGGGAACCTGTTATTGGAGCCAAGCACAAAGGAAGCATTCATTaattttccccccaccccccagataTGGTTACTCGGGGAGCTTCTGGTCCTCTCTGAGCTTTACTGAACCACCCCTCACCCCCTTTCCAGGTCTCTCTCCTGTGACTCTCTCCCTCACCTATTCCTGGGCTCTTCCCCCGTATCCCCAGGCTACCCCACGCCTGTCCTGGGCTCCTAGCTGCCGTCCCCCTGGGCCACTGGGGGTGAAGTCCGGCGTCCCTGAGGGTGCCGGGAATTGCTAAGCTCACCTTTGCTTGCTTCTTGCTCTggagagtgggggaaaggggacaAGGTGCAGACTATCTTCTCTACTCATGTCTGGAGCTCCGTCCTTCTGGGAGGAGCCCGCAGGGGCTGCTGCTGCCAAGGCTGACCTGTTTTCCTGTATAAACACTGCAGCTCTGTCTCTGTGGCCATTGGCCCAGCTCCTTAACCCGTTCCTCCGGGAAGGGTCTGGGGCGAACCTCCTCCCTCAGAACACTCAGGGAGAAGGAGCATAAGGGCGCCCCTTCCACCATCACCTCCCGTGGAAGAGTCACTGGTAACTCTCAGCCttaggagaaggaagggggaccAGGGGCTCCTATCCCTGCACCCCTTTCAGTCACTGTGCCGAGGGCCTTATGAGGCGACGATCCCACTGAGCATAGAGATAACCAGTCCTCTCCTTAGGGATGGTAAGAGCGAGCCCTAAGCCCATCTTAAAAGTCCACACACTCTCCCCCTTTTGCAGGGGCCCTCAAATCAAACATCCACAAGAACCTTATTAAACAGTCCCAGGAAGGACTTCTTGGTCACCCTCTCCAGGGGTTCTCAATTTTGGGAAGAAGGACAGAGCTGGGGAGTATTAGGCAGGCAGGGCTTTCAGTTCTAAGGAGTGGGAAGAACCTAGAAGGGTCCAGGTGTCTTTGGCTATCGTTGAACCCTTTTAGCAGCTCTAGAATACTGGATGACAATGgccagagaaggaagaagaaatgtatATCAGATGGTCTATTCTCCATCCTTAGCTCAGGATGTGAGGGTGGGTTAGGGTAGAGGAAGAGGAAGTCAAAGGGAAGGAGGAGCCGAGAGCTCTTCTCCGGGGTCTCTGGCCCTGAATGTGGGATCTGGGGAGCCTCCGAGGAGGTCTGTCCTGGCTCATTGTGAGAAGTCTCTTATCAAAGGTTCTGCTCCACCGGGgaccttattttctcctttccctactTTCGGCTCTGATCCCGAGCATAGCCTGAGTTAGTGAGCATCTCCAAGTCCTTCCTCATATCTGACCAGTGGGACCAAGCATCAGCAGAGAGAGGAGCCTGAGTTGGTCATTTTATATCAATTTAAGTTGTGTGACACACTCTAACCAACGATAACATGTAGAGAGGGATCCTTAacctttttctcagtttttcatctggaATATGAGGGTGCTGGACTAAGATCTTTCTCAGACTTGGCATTCTGTGATGGGAAAGGACTTGACTGGCAATTACTCTTGATTCTGGACTTTAATAGGAAGCTCTCTGGgatcaaaaagaaatattatgagTAACTCACAGATTTTTATTTGGAGTGAGTTACTTCAAGTGAGCCAAATGCCTTCGTGGGTCCGATTGGAGGTGACTGGTCAGTCACCATGGACACCAGAGATCTTGATATCATCTTATGTGAATGGTTATTGCACAAAAGATTTCCGTCATGTGATGGCCGAGTGCTTTTGATGGCTGAACAAGTGTGTTTATTTGTCTAGTTTATTAATGGTGACTTGGATGTGACAGGTGCACTGAGTCCCATGGTTTGTCCATCATTAACTTTTGTTCAGTTTGATGTAATAGTGAGTTTGCATTTTCTGAGGGAGACGGCATTGAGAGGTATGGAGGACACTGGATTGGGAATCAAGAAACCTGGGTTTTCATTCAGTCTCTGCAACTAGCTGTGCATTTGGATAAGTCGCTTCACTTTTCTAGACCTCGGTTTCCTGATGTGCAAAATGTAAGAATCTGTAAAGTTCTCACTTTGTGCAAGACGTCTTCTCTTTCTACCTTCCTCCCTGCTCCCCCCTCCACCTTCCCTATTCTATCTTCACTGTATATAACTGGTATGTTtgctcattctcttcctctttcaaacgtgagctccttaagggcaggaactgtgTTTTCATTTGCCAGGGCTTGAGACATTGCCTGACACATGGTATGAAATGTTCATTGATTGGCTGATGACTAACTGGACCAGACCAGAGAGTCTAAAATCCCTGTGAATATACACCAGCAATCTGGGATTGACAGCTGAATAGAAATCAAACACTTATACTTTCTGAGTAAATAGGGGTTAGTTAGTTGGGTATGATAATACATAAGCCACCTATTTAAACCAGGGGACAGAGAATGTGAATTATTTGCTTAATGGAAAGATCAGCTCCTGGGTGTAGTGACGAGACTGAGAAACACAGACTTGGCCCAATCACCCTTGACAGGGTCACAAAACCAGGAAGAATTGGAGGAAGGAgcagcaggagagagagagagagagagagagagagagagagagagagagagagagagagagagagagagagagagagagagagagagagagagagagagagagagagagagagagagagagagagagagagacagagagagagagacagagagagagacagagagacagagagagagacagagacagagagagacagagagagacagagagagagagacagagagagagagacagagagagagagacagagagagagagagacagagagagagagagagagagagagagacagagagagagagagacagagagagagagagagagagagagagacagagagagagagagagagagagagagagagagagagagagacagagagagagacagagagagagagagagagacagagagagagagagagagagacagagagagacagagaggagagagagacacagagagagacagagagagacagagagacagagagagagagacagagagagagacagagacagagagagagacagagagacagagagagagacagagagagagacagagacagagagacagacagagagacagagagagagacagagagagagagagagagggagagagacagagagagagagacagagagagacagagaggagagagagacacagagagagagacagagagagacagagagacagagagagacagagagagagagagagagagagacagagagagacagagacagagagagagacagagagacagagagagagacagagagagagacagagacagagagagacagagagagacagagagagagacagagagagagagagacagagagacagagagagagagagacagagagacagagagagagagagagagggagagagacagagagagagagacagagagagacagagaggagagagagacacagagagagagacagagagagacagagagacagagagagagagagacagagagagagacagagacagagagagagacagagagacagagagagagacagagagagagacagagacagagagacagacagagagacagagagagagacagagagagagacagagacagagagagacagagagagacagagagagacagagagagagagagatcacatCAGCACATCAGTGTCCTCAGTTGAGGAGTGGACAGGAAGCACTCAGGGACACTTTTTGGACTGGCTACTATTATTCTTGTTCTTCCAGCTCCAGCTGAAGGAAAACCCCTGAAATAGAGACAAGAGCAAATCAGTGCTGGGATTAGTTCAAGATCCATGAATAAACTTTGATCCCAAACTGGGATTTCTAAATCTGCACTAgaccttcccccctcccccaagatcAGAATCATTGTCACCATCACTAAATCACCACTGAATCCCTGCCCAACACTAAAGCATACCCAGCTGTAGGTTCTGCTCTCAGAGACTcatggaatgtcagagccagAAGGGACGCATCAGACTGAGGTCAAGGAATAAAAACCCATTTTAAGATCAGCCTAtccttgagggggaaaaaaatctttgcttttaaaaaagcaataataaataatacttatattatttaTGTAACAAATAAAGACCTGGACCACAAATAAGTCAATAAATaaaggtgccaggcactgtgctgataCAAAGACAGGTAAAAGAGAATCCCATCCTCATAGAATTCACAGTTTAGcagggcgggggtggggggagacaATATAGGAACAACTACCTTCCAATAAGctctatacaggataaattggaggtcatcaatagaggaaaggcactaaaatAAGAGGGATTCCTGGAAAGAGGACTTCAATAaccaggaggtggagatgaggcAAGAGTTTAGCTCTAGAACTATCTCTGTCTCATTCTAtgattttagacaagtcacttcactttctCACctgtttcaataaaaaaaaatggttggACTCTAAGGTCCCTGTTCTCCCCTTTTAGAACATAAACCCCTTAATCTGGGACTCTCTCTTAATTGAGCTATCTAGCTCtcaatgggagagttcatccattCTTTATTAGCTGGTATATATACACTTTTTCAAGTTTCTGTTTTGTTACAATTTGGATCAACAGGTTTCTTTGCTggaaaaaagaatgtaaacaaTTTGAGTTTCACTGATGTCTTTATATCCCCTTGGCAATAGTAGGTGCTTGCTAAGTGTCTATTGATTAATAGTCTATAATTTGGCAGAATAGAAATTAAACAAAGACACCGTGCATTCTAAAACCAGATGGAAATTGGATTATTTTTTACTAGATAATTGTTTTTGTCCAGTTTTGTGATTTCATCTGTATAGGAAATGCCTTCTAATAATGCATATGGGCAACTATTGTGAAGTTTCATCTGCGTGGGTTTCCTAGGGGACTTGTCCAGGAAGTCTCAGAGATggatctttttccatttctttctgatTTGGAGGTCAGGCTGCTCCTCCTGATTTACTAACTACAAGTGAATTAGAGAGGGAGGGTACTAACGGGGAGGGCGTGGATCAGAAAAAGCTTCATGTATGCTAGAgtttcatttttaagaaagagaaattcttctAGACAGAAGTGAGGAGAGAGTACATGTTCCAGTAAGGCTGGTAACCAGAGAGGGCAGAAGGAGAGACAGGGCCAATTTGACTGTTTCACAGAATTCAGTAAGGATTGAAAAATtgaagcattctggagagcagtttgagcTATGCTCAAGGGGCAttaatgtctctactgggtctgtattccaaagagatcataaaaaaggaaaaggacccacatgtgcaaaaatatttgtgccagccctttttgtagtggcaagggaaattgagtggatgctcatcaattggggaatggttaaacaagttatggtctatgaatgttatggaatattattgttctggaaatgataagtaggatgatttcagaaaagcctggaaagacttacatgatgcagaatgaagtgaacagaaccaagagatcattgaaTATagtaacaagattttgtgatcgttaactgtgatggacttagctcttttcaacaatgaggtgattcaaagtaattccaatagatttgtaatggagagagccatcctcATCCAAGAAAGAACTGTAAAGACTGAATTGGGAtccagcatagtatttttaccttattgttgtttgttgttattcacttttttcctttcttgtgttttttttttcttttgatctgatttttcttgtatagcatgatgaatatggaaatatgtttagaagaattgtacatgtttaatctatattgaattacatgctgtcttggggagaggagggcgaagagagggagagagttgAAAAATAGGGTTTCACAAAGGCaaatgtcgaaaactatctttgcattattgcatatttggaaaaatattgtgaagggctttaaaagctaaacagagttAAAATCTTAGCAGCCAAAGGGAGCCACAGGAAGCTATTGAATAGGGGAATGAAATGGTTAAATCTGAGcaaggaaaaatcactttggccaCAGAAAgaaggatgaattggagtgaAGGAAACTCATTGGGAGAGTGTCAGGAGGCTGTTGAGATAATCTAGGCAAGAGTAGATTTAAGAGACTGAGCTGAGATGATGGCTACgtgagtggagaaaagggatCAGATGGGAGATAAGACATTTGTAAGCTGATTGTCAGGTATATGGGGTAAAGGGCTGAGGATAATTCTGACCCCCAAGCCTTTCTTTAGAATCATAAGGTCATATCTGAGGGGTTTGATATGACATCAAAGATGAAATGCTGATATTCTCTTTACCTGAAGCCTTGGCAAAGAGCATCTGCTCGTCAGGGCTCAGGGCGATGCAGGACAGGAAAATCTTCTGGTCCTCTATCTTTTCAACTTCCACCTTCAGCAGGGCCACAGAGCCCACAGGGATCGGACTAGGAATGGAGGTAAAGATCAATTGTTACTCTTCCAAATTCTCCTGTTCCCCAGGTTCTAGACGAGGCTGCATTAACTTGAACCAATTGAGGACTTGGTTAGCACTGCATGGGATCACTCAAGGCCTTTTAAATCCTTTCTTCTGGTGCTTCCAATTGGCTTCTAAAATCTTCCCTCAAATGACCTCCTTCCCAATTTTTACCAacctcagtcttttttttcctggagtATCTCAGATTGATTCTGGCTTTTGAGGGACCAAATGATTTCCCCAAACTATTCTCTTCCCACTTTCCAccaataactcacatttacataatatttgacaaagttcttCCCGTACTGTGAAAGTAGTCATACGTGTGCTATTATCCTTAGCTTACAATATCAGGATCTAAGATTCAGCAGATTGACGGGTCTAAGGTCAAGGTAAATGTCAGACTTATAATGGACCATAGGAGCCGAAGCTGGAATGAACCTTAGAGATTTAGATATCCAACTCCCTTAATTTATTGGGGACCTCTCTAAATAAGACATTAGGTGAATTTCCCAAGATCACAACCACCAAATAGCAGAGCCAAATCCTATGCCTTATTTACTACATACACAATTGCTTTTTTGAGCACTCCCAACATAAAGCTAAAGATGGAAAAGATAAGGGGACAGACCCCAATACCCTCTCCCTCCTGACACCGTGGTGgtacttactttttaaatttgatgttgAGGTTTAGAGTGAACAATCCATGACCTGACAAGTAAGCAGTTTTAGAAAATGTCTCATCCACTAAGGCAGTCAAAGATCCTCCATGGGCATATCTGAGGAGGGGGTGGGAAAAAGATGAGTTGAAGTTACAGTCAAACCTGCTCTCCATCACTTCCTCTTAACCCTACCTGTGCAGTGTTACCATCTGCCTTTTTTCCAGAACAAAACTGGTTAACAATTGGTTGAAAGCAAAGAAAAGTGACGTGATTTGACAGCATCTCATTGTTCTCAATGAATTAAAGTTCTCAGATCCAGAAAAACCACATTCTGAGGCACTGAAAAAATTGATAAGAGTGATTGATGGTTTATCATCAATTTCCTTGAAAAATCATGGAGAATGGGAGAGGTGTCATGTAACAAAGAAATATtgtcttgattaaaaaaatattatgtttcctgatttttgaatttcttctctaggatatcttttaaatatataatatacaggcCCTTTTATCTATTCTATAAACAGAATAggataaagaaagtttttttttaagtattaagaTGATCTAGACAGGTTTATAGACAagcaattaaaaagcatttattatattaagAAAGGAACCAGTGCATTAAGAAAAATTGAGAATTAAGAAGAAGAAGGGGGCTGAATAAAGAGGCAAGATcctgaaagaagaaggaagggatgaaaTCAAGGACATGAATGGAATGTTAGCTTAAGCAAAGAAAAGGGCCAGAGGAGGAGAGAGTAGGGATATGTGAGTATGGGGGGTTAAGAGGGGTGGGGGATTGGGAAAGGGATGATTGAAATGATCTGAAAGTACAGAATTGGGGAAAAGAGGTGATGGagagtctctctctgtctctgtttctatctctgtcttccaCTCTCTAGCtccctatctgtctctgtctctctgtttctgtctttccctctctttctctgtctctgtttaagTGTCTCTTCCATCCTTTgcaattcttctttctctttctctttttctctctctgaacgAAGCATGACGTCCTTTGCTAGGAGGCAAGGTTAAGACTCGGGCACATAgctgaaagagagaaaaggtggTTTGGAACAGAAATTGTATGGAGTGAAGAAAAGCGCTAAACAACTTTACTGGCTCCCTATTACCCAGATGAGAGGATAAAATGCCTAATTTATTGTCCTCCACAACCTGGCTAAGTCTATTTTTCTAGATGTATTTCCCCACTGCTCCTTCGTACCCAAGGAAACAATCTCCATGGAGAAGAGATTTACCTTCTAACTTCTACTTCTAACTATAGACTCCATTGCCATGGATTGCTTAAGATCCTCGGGCCTGGCAGTGACCTCCAGACTCTATCCCCCATACCGCAACAACCTAGATCCCAGGCCATCATCTTGGGAACTAGCCCCTGTGGAGATGCGACAATTATTTCTGCAGGGTCAGGAACTACTGCCTCCTCGACAGCCACTGCTATTAAATACTAAGAAAATCTATGACTTTAATGTCCAACATCAGAAGcagatttaatttaattagaggaaatgacattaaagttggatggggcagctaggtggtacagtggctaaGCCCTGACCATGGAGTCAGggctcctgaattcaaatccagcctcagatcctTCACACTTATGAGATAcatgaccttggcaagtcacttaaccacaattgccttgctaaaaaaaaaaaaaaaaaaaaaaaaagtatatgttgatttaatttaatgtagAGCTAATGGAAATGCCTGAATCAGGGAGGATTTTAGAAATGAACCCAAATGACCTTGAGTATGTGGACATAGGAGactgaagaaaaagagacagatttTAGATTTTGATATCTAGTATCAGTTTCAGTGGTTATTAGGGATCCAATAAAGCAGAGGTGTCTGAGAGCCAAGTATGTTTAGGACCTGGAAAGGCAAAAAGACTTAGTATCTTGAATAAAGTTttagaaataagtaaaaaaagaaaagtgaaagtcCTGGCAGGTTCCCTGGACTATTTCCAAGAAGAAACTTGGTTATCTGGGAAATTTTTAGAGGTTAGAACATCCAAAACTGATTCCTTTAAAGAAACGCTCCCCTCAAGGCCAGagtttctattttctcatccCACCCTCTTCACTGAGGGAGATGTAGGAGAGCTATAAAAATGcaactatttttgttattttatattatttttgtatcaaGAGGCAGCACGATGTAGGGTCTATCTACACTGCTTTAAggtgtaacatgctctcctggcagttacaattactagtctgtcctagacccaccagagtacctttgaccactgtcctttgcagtgtgagctctacccggctcgcctcctctgaggccttctaaggtctctggccacaatctcttgaatctatagcttaataaccggtagcgcactcaagaacagccacgtgtaatcttaaaagcctttattatacctactcacataatgccctaactgatgccctgacttgttggttccctggtgaacacctggtcagaagacccatgtgttcactaccaaaacccttacctcttttggctacccatcttggcttggccacccaggctagggagccagggtgaagaacgccagattaaagagggcggttgctgcctgcagtgggcttacatagggcctgtgaggtcacacacacagccaatcagcgagagagtcacccattacaaaactatctcaatatggccaggatcccgcccaagggcagtcctaatatccacagaaattacttctgggcctcaatctcccgatgcactgtgtccgcccatttaaagggcccttacattaaggcagttcaaatttggcttctgaCACATGCTACCTGCAGGATCTTGCTTAAAGAAGTCATTTAAACTCAATGCTCCAGGCCAATGTTTCCCAACATCTTTCTTGTTGTTTCttattccttttgttgttgtgATTTAGTTCTTTTAATCACAtcaaactctttgtgaccccactggGGTTTCCCTGGCAGAGATACTacaatagtttgtcatttccttttccagcttattcgatagaggaggaaattgaggcaaaaaagggttaaatgatttgcctagggatTACACAGCCAGTAAAAGTctgagctagatttgaactcgggaagatgatccttcttgattccaagctcagtgctctatgcactatagcactacctagctgcctcttgaaTTCTttagataacaacaacaaaaaattttatgaatGTCCATAAAATTTAATCTACTATTCATAATATTCTTTGGGATTTATTCACTAAGGGCTTAtggtaattataataatgatataatagtAATGGTTTTGAATTGTTGCAGAACCCAATTAATAATGCTTGAAGCAATATGTGTTTGTCACTGAGGAAAATATATAGTAACATAACTGGATCAATATCTACTATTTAAAGAGTCATTAAAGAATTTTTAGTACCAGTTTCTCCAGCTGTTGTTATTGAACCCTTTGGGGTTTGTAAACCACTGCTTTGGCAACTGTCTAAGATGGAATAAGTTACAGAAAGATCCAATTGGCATTGGTTTTTCATAGGGGACTTCCCTATCACAAATCCAGTACCTGTTTCCATCTTTATCCTTGTATGTCTTCCAGTATCTAACACAGGGTTTTGCCTGTAGTAGATAATAATTGGTTGAATAAAGCCTTGTTTCCTACTTTCTCGTCTAGTGGGCATTCACCTTCAGAGATGAATGAAGTTGGACCAAGCTGACTGAATTCtctccaataaacatttattaagcagtcaGGATGGGCAGGGATTAAGGGTTaggaaatttatagaaaaaaatgagattgaaTCTCTGCCTTTAAGAACCTTATAGTCTATGAAGAAGTATCTAAGGGTAGTAGTACAAAGCTATGAAATTTGGTGATAGGAATTAATTTTCAATTGGAGTAATCAGGGATGGATCCATTGAGAAAGCAGCATGAGTTGGATAATCCAATTTGTTTGGAGCATTAAGTAAAAGGGAAGCAATTTACATGAGATAATGTCACATAGCATCTAATGGTAATAATTGCTAggatttatatagtgcctactatgtgcctgtcACTATGCtcactcatttgatcctcacaacaatcttgagaagttgatgctattattatccccattttacagttgaggaaatggaggcaaacagaaattaagtgacttgctcaggactTATAAATAGTAAATATGTGAGACTGAATTTTAATTCAGGACTTCTGATTCTAAGCTCAGCGTATACCTATGAGCTAGAGCCATGGTCTCTAGACTAGTAATTTGTACAAAATAGGTCactaatgtttgctgaatgaatgttGACTGATTTCTTGACACCTTAATTCTGAGGAGTACCTCTTTTGTCTCCACTGAGCCAGCCTGTCTTTAAAAACAACCGAGGATGGTGTGAACTACTTACTCTATTCCCACTCATCTGCTTACCCTGGAGCACCTTCCAGGTAGGGACCTGGCTGGAACAGACAGATTGACTCCTTCTTGGATGGGTGGAAAAAAATGACGTACTCATAGCCTTGCCCCTCCTTTTCGATGCACCTGGTAAAAATGCGGTAGTCTTCTTTGTCTGGGAGAGAAGAAATGTGAAAGGGacacatagaaaagaaaaaaaaaatttctgggagGGCAGGGGAGAGGGATGGCATTCAGTTATTCATATTGAGTTTATTATATGGAGTGATATTCTACATCAGGGGCTCTTAACTTGGGGTCCACAACACCTTTCTTCCCAAGGGGATGTATAACTTGTATGGAAAACAAATTACATCTTCATTTTTactaatctctaactgaaattcagaatttcttgcaattacaaattttaaaaaatgattctgagAATGTATCCACAGATTCCATCAGATTATAAGAGATATCTATGAAGCATGAGAAAGTTTAAGGACCTCTACTCTATATATAGAATACTGAGGGAAAAGTTAAAAGGTACTTGATCCTCATCCTGGGAACCCCCGGTAGATAGGAGAAACATGATCTGTGACCTTAATAAGCTCATTGGGTAATAGAATTAAAGGTGGAGAATAATTTAGAAGTCATATAATCTACAGAAGTTAAGTAAAATACCCAAGATTATGGAAGTGACAGCTAAGAGTTGAATATAGGTCCTTGTACTTTTAAAACTGATACACTTGCCAATATTACACCATGGAAAGAATCCCCAGAAGATTAACTGGGGCACAGGAAATATCCACTGCCCATAGAACTT
The Sminthopsis crassicaudata isolate SCR6 chromosome 4, ASM4859323v1, whole genome shotgun sequence genome window above contains:
- the THEM5 gene encoding acyl-coenzyme A thioesterase THEM5; amino-acid sequence: MMRGSFWLTRCFGACQSLCGSPSLRPQSVPHRLRPSLIPGTSFSSSTDTLVSRFCQKFTDLKDYALPNASWSPEMMRLYKEFLEKTKDGEWVKLPSFKSNSDHIRGLKLPDGFITTSDKEDYRIFTRCIEKEGQGYEYVIFFHPSKKESICLFQPGPYLEGAPGYAHGGSLTALVDETFSKTAYLSGHGLFTLNLNIKFKNPIPVGSVALLKVEVEKIEDQKIFLSCIALSPDEQMLFAKASGVFLQLELEEQE